The following are encoded together in the Paludisphaera mucosa genome:
- the prfB gene encoding peptide chain release factor 2 (programmed frameshift): MDAELKRSAKNVIDRILHLRDSLDFGEKLARRDALQSEMEGPSFWNDQEKAKAVIAELKTLNGVLKPFEDLVKQSDDMAAAIEMAEELETDEFDADIQASCEKADKDFAAFELQSMLSGPNDHCNAIVTIHAGAGGTEACDWAEMLMRMYLMWAEARGFTTQITNREDGGAAGVAEVTIYIKGGYSYGNLRGETGVHRLVRISPYDSAARRQTSFASVDVIPEVDDTIDIVLKDDELKRDVFRAGGPGGQHQNKTESAVRYTHLPTGIAAESRGERSQHKNDAIAYANLKAKLVRLEEEKREAEYAKKYDEKGDVSFGSQIRSYVLQPYQLVKDARTGHEVGNPRAVLDGGLDGFIESYLRMKLAKSTH; the protein is encoded by the exons GTGGACGCCGAGTTGAAGCGATCGGCCAAGAATGTGATCGATCGAATCCTCCATCTCCGAGACTCTCTT GACTTCGGCGAAAAGCTCGCCCGCCGCGACGCCCTCCAGAGCGAGATGGAAGGGCCGTCGTTCTGGAACGATCAGGAGAAGGCCAAGGCGGTCATCGCCGAGCTGAAGACGCTCAACGGCGTCCTCAAGCCGTTCGAGGACCTCGTCAAGCAGTCCGACGACATGGCCGCCGCGATCGAGATGGCCGAGGAGCTGGAGACCGACGAGTTCGACGCCGACATCCAGGCGTCGTGCGAGAAGGCCGACAAGGACTTCGCGGCCTTCGAGCTGCAGTCGATGCTCAGCGGCCCGAACGACCACTGCAACGCCATCGTGACCATCCACGCCGGCGCCGGCGGCACCGAGGCCTGCGACTGGGCCGAGATGCTCATGCGCATGTACCTGATGTGGGCCGAGGCCCGGGGCTTCACGACCCAGATCACCAACCGTGAAGACGGCGGTGCGGCGGGCGTCGCCGAGGTCACGATCTACATCAAGGGCGGCTACTCGTACGGCAACCTCCGCGGCGAGACCGGCGTCCATCGGCTCGTCCGCATCAGCCCGTACGACTCGGCCGCGCGGAGGCAGACCTCGTTCGCCTCGGTCGACGTCATCCCCGAGGTCGACGACACGATCGACATCGTCCTCAAGGACGACGAGCTGAAGCGCGACGTGTTCCGGGCCGGCGGCCCCGGCGGCCAGCACCAGAACAAGACCGAGTCGGCCGTGCGGTACACGCACCTGCCGACGGGCATCGCCGCCGAGTCCCGGGGCGAGAGATCGCAGCACAAGAACGACGCTATAGCTTACGCCAACCTCAAGGCCAAGCTGGTCCGCTTGGAAGAGGAGAAGCGTGAGGCCGAGTACGCCAAGAAGTACGACGAGAAGGGCGACGTCAGCTTCGGCAGCCAGATCCGCTCGTACGTCCTCCAGCCCTACCAGTTGGTCAAGGACGCGCGGACGGGGCACGAAGTCGGCAACCCCCGGGCCGTGCTCGACGGCGGCCTCGACGGCTTCATCGAGTCGTACCTCCGGATGAAGCTGGCCAAGAGCACGCACTGA
- a CDS encoding alpha-mannosidase, translated as MIQRGLIVVGAWFALFQAGSAGAADPPAAEKSTFWVIPHTHWEGAVFKTREEYLEMGLPNILKALRLLEEQPGNRFVLDQVAYVRPFLERYPDQEPLFRRLVAEGRLQITGGMDVMPDVNMPGGESFVRQVQYGKGYYRDKLGIDVTTGWLIDTFGHHAQMPQLMKLAGFRSYWTQRGVPYREHPAEFLWEGIDGTRLATFYMPATYALLYGSPNDPAKFREFLVGRFGALDRNAPGPHRVGLAGVDVGVPEPHLAPMVEAFDKAPDSPFRARMATPSDFEAVIGERTDLPVFKGELSPIFQGAYSSRIELKTWMRRIEERLLTAEKLAAIEQMQGGGGASDLPALWRAWEPALFNETHDLASGVMTDHVYDDVVGGFQFSDRLAAEQIARGWDALAARIDTRGEGVPIVVFNPLSWTRSDLAEVDLGFSAKGVGGVEIVDDRGAVRPSQVVASTTYPDGGVCKARVAFVAADVPSLGYRTYHARPASSPATPPAPAPATVALENRFYKITLDPGTGALVGLRVKDGDWEVFKGPANVVARHQDKGDVWELYKGLDGGSNIAMKTVQPVPARGSAKFSDESHDAPGTLVSGPVYSEFRVAHSFDSGGYASTVRLYADLPRIDCTTTLVNNEKYVRYQVLFPTTIAAGKRFDEIPFGASERPDGIEFPAQNWSDLSGSGRGLAVLNIGLPGHVVTEGTLMVSTLRSHNLGAYGFGGGYEPGMSSEGAFQIGKEWTARYALLPHAGDWRDAGVPKAGLEFNHPLIARTVGSHEGSLPTSRAFVDVSAPNVVVSSLKPARGGGVALRLYETSGRPAPATVVKLPADIVAAGEADLLENVPALAAVAAGSVSVDLAPFQIKTLVLQRKPRAPTAP; from the coding sequence ATGATCCAGCGTGGATTGATCGTCGTCGGGGCCTGGTTCGCCCTCTTCCAGGCCGGGTCCGCCGGCGCCGCCGACCCGCCGGCCGCGGAGAAGTCGACGTTCTGGGTCATCCCCCACACCCACTGGGAGGGGGCCGTCTTCAAGACGCGCGAAGAGTACCTGGAGATGGGGCTGCCGAACATCCTCAAGGCGCTCCGGCTGCTCGAAGAACAGCCGGGCAACCGCTTCGTGCTGGATCAGGTCGCCTACGTCCGGCCTTTCCTGGAACGCTATCCCGACCAGGAGCCGCTCTTCCGCAGGCTCGTCGCCGAGGGCCGGCTGCAGATCACCGGCGGCATGGACGTCATGCCCGACGTGAACATGCCCGGCGGAGAGTCGTTCGTCCGCCAGGTCCAGTACGGCAAGGGGTACTATCGCGACAAGCTCGGGATCGACGTGACGACGGGCTGGCTGATCGACACGTTCGGACACCACGCGCAGATGCCGCAGCTCATGAAGCTCGCAGGCTTCCGTTCCTACTGGACCCAGCGCGGGGTGCCTTATCGCGAACACCCCGCGGAGTTTCTCTGGGAGGGGATCGACGGCACTCGGCTGGCGACGTTCTACATGCCTGCCACCTACGCCTTGCTCTACGGCTCGCCCAACGACCCGGCCAAATTCCGAGAATTCCTCGTCGGGCGATTCGGGGCGCTCGATCGCAACGCGCCCGGGCCGCATCGGGTGGGCCTCGCCGGCGTGGACGTCGGAGTTCCCGAGCCGCATCTCGCGCCCATGGTCGAGGCGTTCGACAAGGCGCCCGACTCGCCGTTCCGGGCGCGGATGGCGACGCCCAGCGACTTCGAGGCGGTGATCGGCGAACGCACGGACCTGCCGGTGTTCAAGGGCGAGCTGAGCCCGATCTTCCAGGGGGCTTACAGCAGCCGGATCGAGCTGAAGACGTGGATGCGGCGGATCGAGGAGCGGCTGCTGACCGCCGAGAAGCTCGCCGCGATCGAGCAGATGCAGGGGGGCGGTGGGGCGTCCGACCTGCCCGCGCTCTGGCGGGCGTGGGAGCCGGCCCTGTTCAACGAGACCCACGACCTGGCGTCGGGCGTCATGACCGACCACGTCTACGACGACGTCGTCGGCGGCTTCCAGTTCTCCGACCGTCTCGCCGCCGAGCAGATCGCCCGGGGCTGGGACGCGCTCGCCGCCAGGATCGACACCCGGGGCGAGGGCGTGCCGATCGTCGTGTTCAACCCCCTGAGCTGGACGCGGTCCGACCTGGCCGAGGTCGACCTCGGCTTCAGCGCGAAGGGCGTCGGCGGCGTCGAGATCGTCGACGACCGGGGGGCGGTCCGGCCGTCGCAGGTCGTCGCCTCGACCACGTATCCCGACGGCGGCGTCTGCAAGGCGCGGGTCGCGTTCGTCGCGGCCGACGTGCCGTCGCTCGGCTACCGGACTTACCACGCCCGCCCCGCGTCCTCGCCCGCCACGCCGCCCGCTCCGGCGCCGGCCACGGTCGCGCTGGAGAATCGGTTCTACAAGATCACGCTCGACCCCGGCACGGGGGCCCTCGTCGGCCTTCGCGTGAAGGACGGCGACTGGGAGGTGTTCAAGGGGCCCGCCAACGTCGTCGCCAGGCACCAGGACAAGGGCGACGTGTGGGAGCTTTACAAGGGGCTCGACGGCGGCAGCAACATCGCCATGAAGACCGTTCAGCCCGTGCCGGCCCGGGGCTCGGCGAAGTTCAGCGACGAGTCCCACGACGCGCCGGGCACTCTCGTCTCGGGGCCGGTCTACTCCGAGTTCCGGGTTGCCCACTCGTTCGACTCGGGCGGGTACGCCTCGACGGTGCGGCTATACGCCGACCTGCCGCGGATCGACTGCACCACGACCCTGGTCAACAACGAGAAGTACGTCCGCTACCAGGTGCTTTTCCCCACCACGATCGCGGCCGGCAAGCGGTTCGACGAGATCCCCTTCGGCGCGAGCGAGCGGCCCGACGGGATCGAGTTCCCCGCGCAGAACTGGTCCGACCTGAGCGGGTCCGGGCGGGGGCTGGCGGTGCTCAACATCGGCCTCCCGGGGCACGTCGTGACCGAAGGCACGTTGATGGTCTCGACCTTGCGCTCGCACAACCTGGGCGCCTACGGCTTCGGCGGCGGCTACGAGCCGGGGATGAGTTCGGAAGGGGCCTTCCAGATCGGCAAGGAGTGGACCGCCCGGTACGCCTTGCTCCCCCACGCCGGCGACTGGCGCGACGCGGGCGTCCCGAAGGCGGGCCTGGAGTTCAACCACCCGCTCATCGCCCGCACCGTGGGCTCGCACGAGGGGAGTCTGCCGACCAGCCGAGCTTTCGTCGATGTCTCCGCGCCGAACGTCGTCGTCTCGTCGCTCAAGCCGGCGCGCGGGGGCGGGGTCGCGCTCCGGCTTTACGAGACCTCCGGCCGACCCGCCCCCGCGACGGTGGTCAAGCTGCCCGCGGACATCGTCGCGGCCGGCGAGGCCGACCTCCTGGAGAACGTCCCGGCGCTCGCGGCGGTCGCGGCGGGCTCGGTGAGCGTCGACCTGGCGCCGTTCCAGATCAAGACCCTCGTCCTCCAGCGCAAGCCCCGGGCTCCTACGGCCCCCTGA
- a CDS encoding sugar phosphate isomerase/epimerase family protein encodes MTRILSCFSNCYGPDGVWTAVERIREAGLDRLELALRGHDFGGLVIPESAVVTEKADDATAQAFVDHLAKHEVKVSGCNVGGADMRTEEGVALTERRIRFAARWFGVSLCVTGAGQPADDDQRRLILKALRRLGDAASEVGVTLALETHKGPTQNAAAMLALMDEVRHPHVLLNFDTGNIAYYNAGVDPCDELEKVKNLVRNVHLKDNRGGLEDWYFPAVGDGGAVDFARVGAILDGVGYKGAYTIEIEGIGGEPEPGLEERQRRIARSTAFLKTHGY; translated from the coding sequence ATGACGCGGATCCTGAGCTGCTTCAGCAACTGCTACGGGCCCGACGGCGTCTGGACGGCCGTCGAGCGGATCCGCGAGGCGGGCCTCGACCGCCTGGAGCTGGCCCTCCGCGGCCACGACTTCGGCGGCCTGGTCATCCCCGAATCGGCCGTCGTCACCGAGAAGGCCGACGACGCCACCGCCCAGGCTTTCGTCGACCACCTGGCGAAGCACGAGGTCAAGGTCAGCGGCTGCAACGTCGGCGGCGCCGACATGCGCACCGAGGAGGGCGTCGCCCTGACCGAGCGCCGGATCCGGTTCGCGGCGCGATGGTTCGGGGTCTCGCTCTGCGTGACCGGCGCCGGCCAGCCGGCCGACGACGACCAGCGTCGGCTCATTTTGAAGGCCCTCCGCAGGCTCGGCGACGCCGCCTCCGAGGTCGGCGTGACCCTGGCCCTGGAGACTCACAAGGGCCCGACCCAGAACGCCGCCGCGATGCTCGCGCTGATGGACGAGGTCCGCCACCCCCACGTCCTGCTCAATTTCGACACCGGCAACATCGCCTACTACAACGCCGGCGTCGACCCGTGCGACGAGCTGGAGAAGGTCAAAAACCTCGTCCGCAACGTCCACCTCAAGGACAACCGCGGCGGCCTCGAAGACTGGTACTTCCCGGCCGTCGGCGACGGCGGCGCGGTCGACTTCGCCCGGGTCGGCGCGATCCTCGACGGGGTCGGCTACAAGGGCGCCTACACGATCGAGATCGAAGGGATCGGCGGCGAGCCCGAGCCCGGGCTGGAGGAACGCCAGCGGCGGATCGCCCGCAGCACCGCCTTCCTGAAGACGCACGGCTACTGA
- a CDS encoding alpha/beta fold hydrolase — translation MLLAFTDQGTGPVVVLLHGFPLSRAMWAGQIREWSGSYRVIAPDLRGHGESPAPDAVYTMDLMADDVVELLDGLGLAEPVVVGGLSMGGYVALALALKHPNRVRGLMLVDTRAAADEPETARRREENAKAVLAAGHPGAMVETMLPRLFSRSTFRRRPGIVPPIQAVMAETTAAGVAGALRGMACRPDRREQLREIACPTLVAVGEEDVISPPDEAKAIAEALPDGRLAVIPLAGHLSPYENPEAFDAAALAFLRDLHPHA, via the coding sequence ATGCTGCTGGCTTTCACCGATCAGGGGACCGGTCCGGTCGTCGTCCTGCTGCACGGATTCCCGCTGAGCCGGGCCATGTGGGCCGGCCAGATCCGGGAGTGGAGCGGCTCGTACCGCGTGATCGCGCCCGACCTGCGGGGCCACGGCGAGTCGCCGGCGCCCGACGCCGTCTACACGATGGACCTGATGGCCGACGACGTCGTCGAGCTGCTCGACGGCCTGGGGCTCGCCGAGCCGGTCGTGGTCGGCGGCCTCTCGATGGGGGGGTACGTCGCGCTCGCCCTGGCGCTCAAGCATCCCAACCGGGTCCGGGGCTTGATGCTGGTTGACACCCGCGCCGCGGCCGACGAGCCCGAGACGGCGCGCCGGCGCGAGGAGAACGCCAAGGCGGTGCTCGCGGCGGGCCATCCCGGCGCGATGGTCGAGACGATGCTCCCCCGCCTCTTCTCACGGTCGACCTTCCGGCGCAGGCCCGGGATCGTGCCGCCCATCCAGGCCGTCATGGCCGAGACGACCGCGGCGGGCGTCGCCGGGGCCCTCCGCGGCATGGCCTGCCGCCCCGACCGTCGCGAGCAGCTCCGCGAGATCGCCTGCCCGACCCTCGTGGCCGTCGGCGAGGAGGACGTGATCTCGCCCCCCGACGAGGCGAAGGCCATCGCCGAGGCCCTCCCCGACGGCCGGCTCGCCGTCATCCCCCTGGCCGGGCACCTCTCGCCGTACGAGAATCCCGAGGCGTTCGACGCCGCCGCCCTCGCTTTCCTGAGAGACCTCCATCCCCATGCCTGA
- a CDS encoding CvpA family protein → MGLDLTLGAVVLIAAFRGWLRGFVSQAVRIGGFVACFYLADPVRDQARPYVLARLPKVDPALMDRILWWASAAASYIVVVGVVTLALKMARRPDATGKVDLRRDNQFAGFLLGTAKGVLTAIFLVAAVEKYAQDLGGRVEWANRMTVDSKALAWNRKYEPAPKIWDSPPVRRFVEHIQRNGLGKLPAEPVLTDAPAGQVAEAILPEPERITPRLEIPGDPAPQASSNLDIDPEVLVDLERFKAERDARRSRRPDPDWR, encoded by the coding sequence ATGGGGTTGGACCTGACCTTGGGCGCGGTCGTCTTGATCGCCGCCTTCCGCGGCTGGCTGCGTGGCTTCGTCAGCCAGGCCGTGCGGATCGGGGGATTCGTGGCGTGCTTCTACCTGGCCGACCCGGTCCGGGACCAGGCGCGGCCGTACGTCCTCGCCCGGCTGCCGAAGGTCGACCCCGCCCTGATGGACCGAATCCTCTGGTGGGCTTCGGCCGCGGCCTCGTACATCGTGGTCGTCGGCGTCGTCACCCTGGCGCTCAAGATGGCTCGCCGACCGGACGCCACGGGCAAGGTCGATCTGCGCCGCGACAACCAGTTCGCGGGCTTCCTGCTGGGGACCGCCAAGGGCGTCCTGACGGCGATCTTCCTGGTGGCGGCCGTCGAGAAGTACGCCCAGGACCTGGGCGGGCGGGTCGAGTGGGCGAACCGGATGACGGTCGATTCGAAGGCCCTCGCATGGAATCGCAAGTACGAGCCGGCCCCCAAGATCTGGGATTCGCCCCCGGTCCGCCGCTTCGTCGAGCACATCCAGCGCAACGGCCTGGGCAAGCTCCCCGCCGAGCCCGTCCTCACCGACGCGCCCGCCGGCCAGGTCGCCGAGGCGATCCTCCCCGAGCCCGAGCGGATCACCCCGCGGCTTGAAATCCCCGGCGACCCAGCGCCGCAGGCGTCGTCCAACCTCGACATCGACCCCGAGGTGCTCGTCGACCTGGAACGCTTCAAGGCCGAGCGCGACGCCCGGCGGTCGCGACGGCCGGATCCGGACTGGCGTTGA
- the gluQRS gene encoding tRNA glutamyl-Q(34) synthetase GluQRS, with amino-acid sequence MTFRRDRRPGAGRLAPSPTGGLHVGHARTFLAAWLASRRVGGAMILRVEDLDASRVRTEAADQALVDLRWLGLDWDEGPDVGGPLGPYVQSERRSIYDEALERLKAEERVYPCTCTRADVERAASAPHAEDEGPTYPGTCAGRSALDAQVLGDRPFAWRFRVPPGPVAWDDLFLGPREVDPARLGGDFLIGRNGLGPAYQLAVVVDDAQMGVDQVIRGDDLVPSTPRQILIYRAFGWTPPRFGHVPLVLGPDGRRLAKRDGSIKLATLREQGVDPRRLIGVLAHSLGLSPRPVPSRPADWIAAFDPASVPSTAWHASPDAWKP; translated from the coding sequence ATGACCTTTCGCCGAGATCGAAGGCCGGGCGCGGGCCGGCTGGCCCCGTCGCCCACCGGCGGCCTGCACGTGGGCCACGCCCGCACCTTCCTCGCCGCCTGGCTCGCCTCCCGTCGCGTCGGCGGCGCGATGATCCTGAGGGTCGAGGACCTCGACGCTTCCCGCGTCCGGACCGAAGCCGCCGACCAGGCCCTCGTCGACCTCCGCTGGCTGGGCCTCGACTGGGACGAGGGCCCGGACGTCGGCGGCCCCCTCGGGCCCTACGTCCAGTCCGAACGCCGGTCGATCTACGACGAGGCGCTGGAGCGGTTGAAGGCCGAGGAGCGGGTCTATCCCTGCACCTGCACCCGCGCCGACGTCGAGCGCGCCGCCTCGGCCCCCCACGCCGAGGACGAGGGCCCGACTTACCCCGGCACCTGCGCCGGGCGATCCGCCCTGGACGCACAGGTCCTGGGCGACCGCCCGTTCGCCTGGCGATTCCGCGTCCCGCCCGGCCCCGTCGCCTGGGACGACCTGTTCTTGGGCCCGCGCGAGGTCGACCCCGCCCGACTGGGCGGCGACTTCCTCATCGGCCGCAACGGCCTGGGGCCGGCGTACCAGCTCGCCGTCGTGGTCGACGACGCCCAGATGGGGGTCGACCAGGTGATCCGCGGCGACGACCTCGTGCCCAGCACGCCCCGGCAGATTTTGATCTATCGGGCCTTCGGTTGGACCCCGCCGCGCTTCGGCCACGTCCCCCTCGTCCTGGGCCCCGACGGCCGTCGCCTCGCCAAGCGCGACGGCTCCATCAAACTCGCCACCCTCCGCGAGCAGGGCGTCGACCCCCGCCGCCTGATCGGCGTCCTCGCCCATTCCCTCGGCCTGTCGCCCAGGCCGGTCCCATCCCGCCCCGCCGACTGGATCGCGGCCTTCGACCCGGCGAGCGTCCCGTCGACCGCCTGGCACGCGTCGCCGGACGCCTGGAAGCCCTGA
- a CDS encoding DUF6798 domain-containing protein has product MEDGCRIEARGRRDVGPAWGLVLLAFGAYLTLKGYHSLDGDQAHRLPLLLHSLDPRLYADDPFVRSFDAFNPHRGSLRLLGAMTRSVGLPATLFALFALTFALSVWGFFRLAAAFWPGRAEAAGWTAVVLFLAAKAGNIGTNHLFEAMLLDRLMALALAWTAAAALVENPRKGWWTSAIALGAAAWIHPSLGLQLALVFSGSWLAWVLFGSRTQTSWPLAIRAVAATSLAIVPGLVDNLAPFGNLREGLKPETFRVLTVELQSPQHMLPHLWRQPQWLAAAAYLGLVAAALVGLRRAGEDADSEHESSPRWRLLLMLGVVLTWLAGAWAAVEGIGHVGATVFQPFRIATFGRGLALVVASGHVVGLWRRGGLADRLRAVLIPVACTGDWLFAAVVAIELVMTLLEAAGERIGSGTRDVVLVGLLAWAGAFLARHDTERGERALAAAVVGGLALGAAGRRLPSFSLTWTPRRHRWATAAAWAFPAAALVGGLLPASHPPAGSRFVRGLVAHCRFAPVPIDDVEELATWCRWNTPESARFIGPPGPKGFRLWSHRNWAFNRAGSPYHAQGLRDWYERFRDHVDFDGPPAAFVRAYLDGRHRLEARYDGLSDDQLAALAQRQGADYVVAGADRPRATADGPLERLQQRGEYAVYRVRHERLAQAQR; this is encoded by the coding sequence ATGGAGGACGGGTGCCGGATCGAGGCCCGAGGGCGACGCGACGTCGGCCCTGCGTGGGGGCTCGTGCTGCTGGCCTTCGGGGCCTATCTGACCCTGAAGGGCTATCACAGCCTGGACGGCGACCAGGCGCACCGGCTGCCGCTCTTGCTCCACAGCCTCGATCCCCGGCTCTACGCCGACGACCCGTTCGTCCGCTCGTTCGACGCCTTCAACCCCCATCGCGGCTCGCTCCGGCTGCTGGGGGCGATGACGCGGTCCGTCGGCCTGCCGGCGACCCTGTTCGCCCTGTTCGCCCTGACGTTCGCCCTGAGCGTCTGGGGGTTCTTCCGACTGGCCGCCGCCTTCTGGCCGGGGCGAGCGGAGGCCGCCGGCTGGACGGCCGTCGTCCTCTTCCTGGCCGCCAAGGCGGGGAACATCGGCACGAACCACCTGTTCGAGGCGATGCTCCTCGACCGCCTGATGGCCCTGGCGCTCGCCTGGACGGCCGCGGCCGCCCTGGTGGAGAACCCTCGGAAAGGCTGGTGGACGTCGGCGATTGCGCTCGGCGCGGCGGCCTGGATCCACCCGTCGCTCGGTTTGCAGCTCGCCCTCGTCTTCTCGGGTTCCTGGCTCGCCTGGGTCCTTTTCGGGAGCCGGACGCAAACCTCCTGGCCGCTGGCGATCCGGGCGGTCGCCGCGACGTCACTGGCGATCGTCCCGGGTCTAGTCGACAACCTCGCCCCCTTCGGCAACCTGCGCGAGGGATTGAAGCCCGAGACCTTCCGGGTCCTGACCGTCGAGCTGCAAAGCCCCCAGCACATGCTGCCCCACCTCTGGCGACAGCCCCAGTGGCTGGCGGCGGCGGCCTACCTCGGGCTCGTGGCGGCGGCGCTGGTCGGGCTGAGGCGAGCCGGCGAGGACGCCGATTCGGAGCACGAGAGCTCGCCTCGATGGCGACTGCTCCTGATGCTGGGCGTCGTGCTGACCTGGCTCGCGGGAGCGTGGGCGGCGGTCGAAGGGATCGGGCACGTCGGCGCGACGGTCTTCCAGCCCTTCCGGATCGCGACTTTCGGCCGCGGACTGGCCCTGGTCGTGGCGAGCGGCCATGTCGTCGGCCTCTGGCGACGCGGCGGCCTGGCCGACCGCCTTCGCGCCGTGCTCATCCCCGTCGCCTGCACCGGCGACTGGCTCTTCGCCGCGGTCGTCGCGATCGAACTCGTCATGACGCTGTTGGAGGCGGCCGGCGAGCGGATCGGCTCCGGGACGCGGGACGTCGTGCTGGTCGGCCTGCTGGCCTGGGCGGGCGCGTTCCTCGCCAGGCACGACACCGAGCGCGGCGAGCGCGCGCTGGCGGCGGCGGTCGTCGGGGGGCTTGCCCTTGGCGCAGCGGGCCGGCGACTCCCGAGTTTCTCGCTCACCTGGACGCCGCGGCGGCACCGCTGGGCGACGGCGGCCGCGTGGGCTTTCCCGGCGGCGGCGCTCGTCGGCGGGCTGTTGCCGGCGTCTCATCCCCCGGCCGGATCGAGGTTCGTCCGGGGGCTCGTCGCCCATTGCCGGTTCGCCCCGGTGCCGATCGACGACGTCGAGGAACTGGCGACGTGGTGCCGCTGGAACACGCCCGAGTCGGCCCGGTTCATCGGGCCGCCGGGGCCGAAGGGCTTCCGGCTCTGGTCCCATCGCAACTGGGCCTTCAACCGCGCGGGGAGCCCGTACCACGCCCAGGGCCTCCGCGACTGGTACGAGCGGTTCCGCGACCATGTCGATTTCGACGGCCCGCCGGCGGCCTTCGTCCGGGCTTACCTCGACGGCCGCCATCGTTTGGAAGCCCGTTACGACGGGCTCAGCGACGACCAACTCGCCGCCCTGGCCCAGCGTCAGGGGGCGGACTACGTCGTGGCGGGCGCGGACCGGCCGAGGGCGACGGCCGACGGCCCCCTCGAACGCCTCCAGCAGCGGGGCGAATACGCGGTCTACCGGGTGCGGCACGAGCGGCTCGCCCAGGCCCAGCGGTAG
- a CDS encoding ribonuclease D encodes MPDSRHESLIADAAGLNDLIDHIREERRFGFDTEFVSEDTYEPVLCLIQVATSRRLAAVDPLALAAGDLDAFWAVVLDPEIEVVMHAAGEDMRICLMRTGKLPARVFDVQLAAGLVGYSYPLSHTNLVSQVLRATVSGSETRTDWRRRPLTPAQVRYALDDVRYLLDLQDRLGAELDRLGRREWAEAEFRDFMVAVEERADQDRWRRLPGLHQLSRRALEAARRLSEWREGEARRQNRPMRQVMRDDLVVAIAKRMPNGRRDLEALRDFNRPGLISRADEILKAVEAARGVPDDQLPEPAPRHDDAPGASTVANLLSAALAQCCLENKVAGSLVANTSDLKSLIRWRLDGCPGGERPILAEGWRGEMCGGLLLDVLDGRRTLRVVDPASEFPVALEPTRTEETPGR; translated from the coding sequence ATGCCTGATTCGAGACACGAGAGCCTCATCGCCGACGCGGCCGGGCTGAACGACCTGATCGACCACATCCGCGAGGAGCGCCGGTTCGGCTTCGACACCGAATTCGTCTCCGAGGACACGTACGAGCCGGTCCTCTGCCTGATCCAGGTCGCGACCTCGCGACGCCTGGCGGCCGTCGACCCCCTGGCCCTGGCCGCCGGCGACCTGGACGCCTTCTGGGCGGTCGTCCTCGACCCCGAAATCGAGGTCGTCATGCACGCCGCCGGCGAGGACATGCGCATCTGCCTGATGCGCACCGGCAAGCTCCCCGCGCGGGTCTTCGACGTCCAGCTCGCGGCCGGCCTGGTGGGCTACAGCTACCCGCTCTCGCACACCAACCTGGTGAGCCAGGTCCTCCGCGCCACGGTCTCGGGCAGCGAGACCCGGACCGACTGGCGGCGGCGGCCGCTCACCCCGGCGCAGGTCCGCTACGCTCTCGACGACGTCCGCTACCTGCTGGACCTGCAGGACCGGCTCGGCGCCGAGCTGGACCGCCTGGGCCGTCGGGAATGGGCCGAGGCCGAATTCCGCGACTTCATGGTGGCGGTCGAGGAGCGCGCCGACCAGGACCGCTGGCGTCGCCTCCCCGGGCTGCATCAGCTCAGCCGCCGCGCCCTGGAGGCGGCCCGCCGGCTCTCGGAGTGGCGGGAGGGCGAGGCCCGCCGCCAGAACCGGCCGATGCGGCAGGTCATGCGCGACGACCTGGTGGTGGCCATCGCCAAGCGGATGCCCAACGGCCGCCGCGACCTGGAAGCCCTCCGCGACTTCAACCGGCCGGGCCTGATCAGCCGGGCCGACGAGATTTTGAAGGCCGTCGAGGCGGCCCGCGGCGTTCCCGACGACCAGTTGCCCGAACCCGCCCCCCGCCACGACGACGCCCCGGGGGCCTCGACCGTCGCCAACCTGCTCTCCGCCGCCCTGGCGCAGTGCTGCCTGGAGAACAAGGTCGCCGGCTCGCTCGTCGCCAACACGTCGGACCTCAAGAGCTTGATCCGCTGGCGGCTCGACGGCTGCCCCGGCGGCGAGCGGCCGATCCTGGCCGAAGGCTGGCGCGGCGAGATGTGCGGCGGCCTCCTGCTCGACGTCCTCGACGGCCGCCGGACGCTGCGGGTGGTCGACCCCGCCAGCGAGTTCCCGGTGGCCCTCGAACCGACCAGGACCGAGGAGACGCCCGGACGATGA